A genomic stretch from Geothermobacter hydrogeniphilus includes:
- a CDS encoding NADH-quinone oxidoreductase subunit C, translating to MSRVQTVNVTAGRVAELVGRLAVADLAEILDPLPGLQARLRIAPGDWGQVADIAARQGLRWSAVWGDHRPPQILIRSLLFGCDGHLLLETAVDEALPELTSQTGAYIAADRPERALQDMFGVRFIDHPDRRRWLRHQGWAEGDYPLRVDFPVAGRRSGTTPPDCNYPFPAVVGEGVYEIPVGPVHAGIIEPGHFRFQAVGETILRMEEHLGYVHKGIEKIAVGRDLTGLARLACRVSGDSAVAHGWAACQAVERALQVEVPPRALALRAILVERERIANHLGDIGAICNDVGFAFAQVQMTRLRELVQRQNQVLFGHRLLFDRVVPGGVAVDLDAGQTLSMLEELQRLRIDVEELLPLLLEYPSLQDRLRGTGILPPEQARRIGVIGYIGRAGNLQDDLRRDAPYAPYDRLRVEVPACLVGDVACRVSVRGEEVLVAIGLIEQLLADLPDGVLRADCPVPGGEVEGIGLIEGWRGETVAYVRLSAAGRVERYFPRDPSWLSWPALEMLLEDVIVPDFPVNNKSVNGSYSGHDL from the coding sequence ATGAGTCGCGTGCAGACCGTCAATGTGACCGCCGGGCGGGTTGCCGAACTGGTCGGACGCCTGGCAGTAGCCGACCTTGCCGAAATTCTCGATCCCTTGCCCGGATTGCAGGCCCGGCTGCGGATCGCCCCCGGTGACTGGGGACAGGTCGCGGATATCGCCGCCCGGCAGGGGTTGCGCTGGTCGGCGGTCTGGGGGGATCATCGCCCGCCGCAGATCCTGATCCGTTCTCTGCTGTTTGGCTGTGACGGCCATCTGCTGCTGGAAACCGCGGTCGATGAAGCTCTGCCGGAACTGACATCGCAGACCGGGGCCTACATTGCCGCCGATCGTCCGGAGCGGGCCCTGCAGGATATGTTCGGCGTCCGCTTCATTGACCATCCCGACCGTCGCCGCTGGCTGCGTCACCAGGGCTGGGCGGAAGGGGACTACCCGCTGCGGGTTGATTTTCCGGTTGCCGGTCGTCGCAGCGGCACGACGCCGCCCGACTGCAACTATCCCTTTCCGGCCGTGGTCGGGGAGGGGGTCTATGAAATTCCGGTCGGACCGGTTCACGCCGGGATCATCGAGCCGGGGCATTTCCGTTTTCAGGCGGTCGGTGAAACCATCCTGCGGATGGAGGAACATCTCGGCTATGTCCACAAGGGGATCGAGAAGATCGCTGTCGGGCGTGATCTGACCGGGCTGGCGCGATTGGCCTGCCGGGTTTCCGGTGACAGTGCGGTGGCGCACGGCTGGGCCGCCTGCCAGGCCGTGGAGCGCGCCCTGCAGGTCGAGGTGCCGCCCCGAGCCCTGGCTCTGCGGGCGATCCTGGTCGAGCGGGAGCGGATCGCCAACCATCTCGGCGATATCGGTGCCATCTGCAACGATGTCGGCTTTGCCTTTGCCCAGGTGCAGATGACCCGTCTGCGGGAACTGGTTCAGCGGCAGAACCAGGTTCTTTTCGGTCATCGGCTGCTGTTCGATCGGGTGGTTCCGGGGGGCGTGGCGGTCGATCTCGATGCCGGTCAGACTCTCTCCATGTTGGAAGAATTGCAACGGTTGCGGATCGATGTCGAAGAGCTGCTGCCGCTGCTGCTCGAATACCCGAGCCTGCAGGACCGGTTGCGCGGTACCGGCATCCTGCCGCCGGAGCAGGCCCGGCGGATCGGCGTCATCGGCTACATCGGTCGCGCCGGCAACCTGCAGGATGACCTGCGTCGTGACGCCCCCTACGCACCCTACGACCGACTGCGGGTTGAGGTTCCGGCCTGCCTTGTGGGGGATGTCGCCTGCCGGGTCAGTGTGCGCGGGGAAGAGGTGCTGGTCGCCATCGGCCTGATCGAACAGCTGTTGGCTGACCTGCCGGACGGCGTCCTGCGGGCCGACTGCCCGGTACCCGGCGGCGAGGTTGAAGGGATCGGCCTGATCGAGGGTTGGCGCGGTGAGACGGTTGCCTATGTGCGTCTGTCAGCCGCGGGGCGGGTGGAGCGCTACTTCCCCCGCGATCCGAGCTGGCTGTCATGGCCGGCGCTGGAAATGCTGCTGGAGGATGTCATCGTGCCCGATTTTCCGGTCAACAACAAGTCGGTGAATGGATCGTATTCGGGCCATGATCTGTAG
- a CDS encoding hydrogenase 4 subunit F — MTALYLTLLIPLAATLAFALIGHWKHAGSLNLLVCAATFATSLSCAVDVFNNGALMSPGKLFYVDAFNVYLVLVNALVGLTTAIFSRPYMAHEVEIGRVDDARMRLYHSMYQGFLLTMLVALTTNNLGLLWVAVEGATLATVLLVSLYRTPESIEAGWKYFILCGVGIAQALFGTVLIYFAAERVLPGSEDALLWSVLKDHAAELEPTVLTLAFVFLLVGYGTKIGLVPLHNWLPDAHSEGPTPMSAILSGLLLNIALYAVVRYKMLIEPALGNHLPGYLMMGFGMLSFTVAGILLHRQKDIKRMFSYSSIEHMGLMTLAFGIGGPLATFGGLLHMIVHSLTKSAIFVTVGHAAHVAGTQSIDKIRGLIRTQPSIGWSFLLGVVAIAGFPPFGVFTSEFLLFSATIKSWPLLVIPLLIGLAVAFAGLFRHLQPMVFGEPPAGQVPVKANMLPVLLHLLVVLWLGIAIPDVLSRWLDQATIMVVGRGLL, encoded by the coding sequence ATGACCGCCCTTTACCTGACCCTGCTGATTCCCCTGGCGGCGACCCTGGCCTTTGCCCTGATCGGCCACTGGAAGCATGCCGGCAGCCTCAACCTGCTGGTCTGCGCCGCGACCTTCGCCACCTCGCTGAGCTGCGCGGTCGATGTTTTCAACAACGGCGCGCTGATGTCGCCCGGCAAGCTTTTCTACGTCGACGCCTTCAACGTCTACCTGGTGCTGGTCAACGCCCTGGTCGGCTTGACGACCGCCATCTTCTCGCGGCCCTACATGGCCCACGAGGTGGAAATCGGACGGGTCGATGACGCCCGCATGAGGCTCTACCACTCGATGTACCAGGGATTCCTGCTGACCATGCTGGTCGCCCTGACCACCAACAACCTGGGCCTGCTGTGGGTGGCCGTCGAGGGGGCGACACTGGCGACGGTGCTGCTGGTATCCCTCTACCGGACCCCGGAATCGATCGAGGCCGGCTGGAAATATTTCATCCTCTGCGGGGTCGGCATCGCCCAGGCCCTGTTCGGCACGGTGCTGATCTATTTCGCCGCCGAACGGGTGCTGCCCGGTTCCGAGGACGCACTGTTGTGGAGTGTGCTGAAGGACCATGCCGCTGAGCTTGAACCGACGGTGCTGACCCTGGCGTTCGTCTTCCTGCTGGTCGGCTACGGCACCAAGATCGGCCTGGTGCCGCTGCACAACTGGCTGCCGGACGCCCATTCGGAGGGGCCGACGCCGATGTCGGCGATCCTTTCCGGGCTGCTGCTCAATATCGCCCTCTACGCCGTGGTGCGCTACAAGATGCTGATCGAGCCGGCCCTCGGCAACCATCTTCCCGGCTACCTGATGATGGGCTTCGGCATGCTCTCCTTTACCGTCGCCGGCATCCTGCTGCACCGGCAGAAGGATATCAAGCGGATGTTCTCCTACTCGTCGATCGAACACATGGGGCTGATGACCCTGGCCTTCGGCATCGGCGGTCCGCTGGCGACCTTCGGCGGCCTGCTGCACATGATTGTCCACTCGCTGACCAAGTCGGCGATCTTCGTGACCGTCGGGCACGCCGCCCATGTCGCGGGAACCCAGAGCATCGACAAGATCCGCGGCCTGATCCGCACCCAGCCGAGCATCGGCTGGAGCTTCCTGCTCGGCGTGGTGGCGATTGCCGGGTTCCCTCCCTTCGGCGTCTTCACCAGCGAGTTCCTGCTCTTTTCCGCCACCATCAAGAGCTGGCCGCTGCTGGTGATCCCGCTGCTGATCGGGCTGGCGGTCGCCTTTGCCGGCCTGTTCCGTCACCTGCAGCCGATGGTATTCGGTGAACCGCCTGCCGGGCAGGTGCCGGTCAAGGCCAATATGCTGCCGGTGCTGCTGCACCTGCTGGTGGTCCTCTGGCTGGGGATCGCCATTCCCGATGTTCTCTCCCGCTGGCTCGATCAGGCGACCATCATGGTGGTCGGAAGGGGGCTGTTATGA
- a CDS encoding formate hydrogenlyase: MSLTQLPLAEQFVLTLAALILFTSFLLLAQSRIVSLIHTFAWQGALLFIATCLMAVTSGRHHLFISAFMTLALKVFFIPWQLRRLVVRLDIRREVETVGNASLVMIGGGALVLFSYYVVQPIRELSFLATRNTIAISLAVILIGMLMIITRRKAVAQVIGFMSMENGLFFAAVVATYGMPMVVELGVAFDVLVAAILFGIFFFQLRSGIGSLDVDHLNRLHEVDR; encoded by the coding sequence ATGTCCCTGACGCAACTTCCCCTGGCGGAACAGTTTGTCCTGACCCTGGCGGCGCTGATTCTCTTCACCTCCTTCCTGCTGCTGGCACAGAGCCGCATCGTCAGCCTGATCCACACCTTTGCCTGGCAGGGTGCGCTGCTGTTCATCGCCACCTGCCTGATGGCGGTGACCTCGGGACGGCATCATCTCTTCATCTCGGCGTTCATGACCCTGGCGTTGAAGGTGTTCTTCATCCCCTGGCAGCTCAGGCGGCTGGTGGTGCGACTGGATATCCGCCGTGAGGTCGAGACGGTCGGCAACGCGTCGCTGGTAATGATCGGCGGCGGGGCGCTGGTGCTGTTCAGCTACTACGTGGTTCAGCCGATTCGGGAACTCTCTTTCCTGGCAACCCGCAACACCATCGCCATCTCCCTGGCGGTCATCCTGATCGGCATGCTGATGATCATCACCCGGCGCAAGGCGGTCGCCCAGGTGATCGGTTTCATGTCGATGGAGAACGGCCTCTTTTTTGCCGCCGTGGTGGCGACCTACGGCATGCCGATGGTGGTTGAACTCGGGGTGGCCTTTGACGTGCTGGTGGCCGCCATCCTGTTCGGCATCTTCTTTTTTCAACTGCGCTCGGGGATCGGTTCACTCGATGTCGATCACCTGAACCGGCTGCACGAGGTGGATCGATGA
- a CDS encoding respiratory chain complex I subunit 1 family protein — protein sequence MKGWLLALVQTGLLAFGAPFLAGWVKWIKCRLQSRQGPPPWQPYRDLLRLFGKEAVVAETASPIFRVAPYVVFSVTALACSVVPMVAIGLPTAAIADVIVLVGFFALGRFFLALAGMDVGTPFGGMGSSREMTIASLAEPAMLLGVFTLAMTVRSTNLASMIGYLIEQPFQLYPSFVFAAMGLVLVAVAETGRIPVDNPATHLELTMVHEAMILEYSGRHLALMEWGAMLKLMIYSVLLCNLFLPWGVAVDFAPLSLLIGLGAITLKLLLLGTALAVAETGLAKMRLFRVPQYLGLAFILCLLGMLSHVILEVN from the coding sequence ATGAAAGGCTGGCTTCTCGCCCTTGTTCAGACCGGCCTGCTGGCCTTCGGTGCGCCGTTCCTGGCCGGCTGGGTCAAATGGATCAAATGCCGGCTGCAGTCCCGCCAGGGGCCGCCACCCTGGCAGCCCTACCGGGACTTGCTGCGGCTGTTCGGCAAGGAGGCGGTGGTTGCCGAAACCGCCAGCCCGATTTTCCGTGTCGCCCCCTATGTGGTCTTCAGTGTCACTGCGCTGGCCTGCTCGGTGGTGCCGATGGTGGCGATCGGCCTGCCGACCGCGGCGATTGCCGATGTCATCGTGCTGGTTGGATTTTTCGCTCTCGGCCGGTTTTTTCTCGCCCTGGCGGGGATGGATGTCGGCACCCCTTTCGGCGGCATGGGGTCCTCACGGGAGATGACCATCGCCTCGCTGGCTGAACCGGCGATGCTGCTGGGGGTCTTCACCCTGGCGATGACGGTGCGCAGCACCAACCTGGCGTCGATGATCGGCTACCTGATCGAGCAGCCTTTCCAGCTCTATCCCTCCTTCGTCTTCGCCGCCATGGGCCTGGTGCTGGTGGCGGTGGCCGAGACCGGCCGAATTCCGGTCGACAACCCGGCCACCCACCTGGAACTGACCATGGTTCACGAGGCGATGATTCTCGAATACAGCGGTCGGCATCTGGCGTTGATGGAATGGGGGGCGATGCTGAAGCTGATGATCTACAGTGTCCTGCTCTGCAACCTGTTCCTGCCCTGGGGGGTGGCGGTCGACTTCGCGCCGCTGTCGCTGCTGATCGGCCTCGGCGCCATCACACTGAAGTTGCTGCTGCTCGGCACGGCGCTGGCCGTGGCCGAAACCGGGCTGGCCAAGATGCGGCTGTTCCGGGTGCCGCAGTACCTCGGGCTGGCTTTTATCCTCTGCCTGCTCGGCATGCTCAGCCACGTCATCCTGGAGGTCAACTGA